GCTTACAAATCCTCAATGAGTCTGTCGTGCCTGCTATAGATATCACGCCGGAAATACTTCTGGAAGGTGTTGATCACCAGTTTTTTTACGGAATAAGCAGTGGCTTCAATATGTCCTTTTCCTATGCTGATGCTGACACCAACGGCAAACCCATTGGAATAAATACCATTTTGAATACAGGCAGTACATCAAGTGGTACCCTTCGCATATTGTTGAGACACCAACCCGATAAAAATGCGACAGGTGTTTCCACTGGGGATCCGACAAATGCAGGTGGAGAAACCGATATAGAAGTAGATTTTGAAAATTTAAGAATTCAATAAGATCGTGCGATCCATTATTTTTTGGCTCTTGTGCTGCCTGACTTTGGGTTTGGCGGCACAAGAATGCCAAATTAACATCAGGGGCAAGATCATTGACCCTCACGATGAGATCGGTTTGCAGTATGGTCTGGTTTACATTGAGGAAATTCGCCAAAGCCATAAAACCGATGAAAAGGGCTATTTCAACATTGCGTCTTTATGCAGGGGTTCATACCATCTCAGGATCAGTCACCCCGGTTGTGTTGCTTCTAAAATGTATTTAAGTGTAGAACGAGACACTTTTATCACAGTACTTCTCGAACATCACGCCCATCTGTTGCAAACTGTGGATATTTCCGGAGTGAAAGCACAATTTGAAAGCTCGACCAGCAATACCATTCGCATACACGATCTGACACAATTGTCTGCCAAACCTCTGGGATCCATTCTGGAAGAATTCTCTGGTGTAAATACTATTAAAAACGGAACCAACATCGCAAAGCCGGTCATCCATGGTTTGAGTGGCAACCGAATAGGAATTTACAATCAAGGTATTCAGCTTGCCAGCCAACAATGGGGTGCTGACCATGCACCCGAACTCGACCCATTTTCTTCGCAATTGATCTCCTTGGTCAAAGGAACAGATGCGGTGGCCTATGGTGGGAATCATTTGGGAGGAGTGGTTTTGTTGGATCAGGACAAAATCGCCAAGGACCCGCATTTGCATGGTTTTCATACCCTATCCTATCAATCGAATGGACATCAGCTGGGTTTTCATTCTAGCCTCCAAAGGTCCGAAAAGAAATTTGACTGGAGGGCCAATTTTGGATTAAAAGCCGGGGGAGATCTCAAAACACCAGAATATTATTTGAGCAATACGGGCGTCCGGGAAATGTCTGGATCTCTTTATGTTTTTAAAGAACCGACACCAACCAGCATTGTCAAAAATTACTTCAGTTTTTTTCACACCCAATTGGGAATTTTGAGAGGTTCTCATATAGGAAATCTAAGCGATCTCAAAGCTGCAATAGGCAGAGACACTCCTTTTTTTACCGAAGCCAATTTTAAATACTCCATCGAATCACCTTCTCAGTTGGTGAGTCATTTTTTGAATAAATTTTCCTGGCAAAAACAGCAAGGAAGTTTATACAAAGAATTCAATCTGGCCGCGCAAATAAATTCGCGGGAGGAATACGATGTTCGGAGAAAAAAATACCGGGATGCTCCTTCCCTGCACCTTTTGCTGCAATCCTATTTCGCAGAGTATAAGATCAAGCAAGAAAAAGGAAATCGACATTGGCACACGGGAATCCAGCAAAAATTCAACCACAATTACAATGTTTCCGGTACGGGTGTTTCTCCATTGATTCCCAATTATGGTTGGTGGAACTCAGGCGCATTTGTTCTCTACAAAATTAAAAAAGAAAATATCTTGTATGAGGCCGGGGCCCGATACGATTTTATATATTACACCGCCAATATTCCTCAAAGAAGTATTTCTCAACCCGCCAATATTAAATCAAAAATCAATCACAATTTGAATTCGGTGTTTGGTATGAGCTCACAAATCTTTAAAAATTGGGAAATCAAATTGCAATCGGGATTTTCTACCCGCACACCAGAAATCAACGAGCTCTTTGGTTTTGGATTGCATCAAAGCGTCGCAGGCATCGAAGAAGGAAATCCGGACCTTCAAACTGAACGTTCGTTTAAAACCATTCTGACGCAGTCCATCCACGGAGGAGAAGCCTGGGTGTTTGAGATCAGTCCGTACTATCAGTGGGTTCAGAATTATATCTACCTACAGCCCCAAGCTGAATACAGACTTACGATTCGCGGGGCCTTTCCGGTATTTAAATATGAACAAACGGATGTCCGCATTTATGGCTTGGATCTGACCAACCGTGTAGAGATTTTTCATCACTGGTCCATCCTTAACCGCTTTTCCATGGTGGAAATCGTAAGGCAAGACCTAAAGCAGATTCTGGTGGGTACTCCGGCTCCGCAGATCTTAAATGCACTGTCTTATCATTGGGAAGGAAATAAAATTCTGATCCATCCCAAAATTCAATTGAACGCCCGATACGTTTGGCAAAGAACGGGAGTTGTTTCTGAAGCAGATTTTTTAGATCCGCCAAAAGCCTATTTTTTATTGGGTGCTGAATTTAATTCAGAATTTAAAATATTTAAGCACCGCTTGAATTTCATCCTGCGTGGAGAAAATCTACTCCATCATACCTACCGCGATTACCTAAACCGATTGCGTTATTATGCCAATGATGTGGGAAGAAATGTATCGGTGGTTTTGAGGATGGAGATTTAGTGTCTTTAGGCATTGCAATTACTGCAATAATAGCTTTAAGCCATTGATTTGGAATTTTTCGAAGAATCATTCTTATAAAATTCCAATTTAAATGACAAAGGCTTTTGCTTTTTAATGTTTAATTTTGTTGCGAGGCTTTTCCATTGGATTGTCATAGGAGGAGTTTAAAATGTAAAATTATGAAAATGAGTCTATTCATCCTGATGGTGATATTGTCCCCAATTGTCAAAGGCCAAATGATCATCAACCACCATTCTGTTGAGGACTTTGACCGGATTCCCGCTAAATATAAAGCTCTTGGAGAAAATACACGTCTGTATTTTATGGATCGATCGGTTGGGGCAAACATTTCTCAATCGCTTGATTGTTTGGCTTCTGATTGGAGCAGTGCGCGATCTTATTGCAAAAGATATGAGCACCGTGATCCAAAATACGCGGTTGATCCTCAGGAAGTCCATTGGAATGGGGTTTGGGACCGAAGCAAATGGATTTATGAGACCTGGCCTTCCGGTTGCTCCGAAGATGTTGATTGTTTTATCCGGACCATTGAACCCCGCTTGGATTCCTTCGACGTGGTAGGCTGTCAATTCAGTTATCTGGCGGTGACCCCGGGTTCTAAAGTGGCTGATCCACAGACCGGCTTTTTTGGATCGGGCATCGGCAAAAATCATGCAAACACCCTCGACGCTTTTGAACAAAAATACCCCAATAAAAAAGTGGTCTGGTGGACCACTTCTCTGGCAAGGGGAATTGGTACCCCTGAGTCACAAGAATTCAATCAACAAATGAGGGAATATGCGATCTCCCATCAAAAAATTCTTTTTGATGTGGCGGACATTCTCAGCCATGCTCCGGATGGAACTGAATGCTATGACAACCGGGATGGAATCGAGTATTTGACAGAAAATCATCCGGACGATGGATTGGCCCTGGCTGCCATTTGTCCTCAATACACCACCGAAACCGAAGGTGGGCATCTGGGATCAATTTCTGCGGGAGGAATTCGGGTGTCAAAGGCTTTTTGGGTTCTGGTGGCTAGGATCAATGGATGGAATCCGCTCAGTCAGTCAGATGATCAGGAACAAACTTCATTAAATCCACTTTCTATTCGACCCAACCCTACGAAAGATTTTCTCCAAATAACCATTGATGACCAAATCAAATTGCCAACTGAATATGAGATTCTCAATTCCAACGGACAGCGGGTCTCCTGCGAGTTGCTCAGTAGGGATATGCCATTCATCGATGTGCGTAATTTGATTCCTGGCTTATACCTGATCCGTCTGCAATTATCTCCTCAACCGCGGTATGCTCGCTTTGTAAAACAATAAGGAGAGCAAGTCCTGCCTACCCACCGACCGTTTTGTTCGATACTTCGGATCTGTCAGGTCGAAGTTATATGATTCGAGGGGATGATCTGGCCACAATCAGGAAATCCTTTACCTTTGCGGCGCAATCAACAAAAGCAATATGCAACGCACTCAGGTATCCGAAGCCTTGGAATTAATTCCCTCAGCCCAATCCATCACAGTCATGGGCTGGGTCAGGGCCTTTCGCAGCAACCGGTTTATCGCCCTCAATGACGGATCCTGTATTCACAACATTCAGGTGGTGGTCGATTTCGAAAAATTGGATGAGAGTTTGCTGAAAAGGGTGACTGTTGGCGCTGCAATTGCCGTGCAAGGTAGTTTGGTGGCATCTCAAGGCACTGGTCAAAAACAGGAGATTCATTGTTCAAATCTCCAAATTCTGGGGGATTGTGATCCGGGCGAGTATCCCCTCCAACCAAAAAAACACAGCCTGGAATTTCTGCGCAGCATTGCCCACCTGAGGTTTAGAACCAATACTTTTGGGGCAATTTTCAGGATCAGGCATCAGGTTGCGTTTGCGATCCACGAGTTTTTTCACCAAAAAGGCTTTTATTATTTGCATTCACCGATTATTACGGGTTCTGATGCAGAAGGTGCCGGAGAGATGTTTCGTGTGACGAGCTTATCTCTTACAAATCCCCCTAAAACTGAAGCTGGCGAAATTGACTACCGCGAAGACTTTTTTGGAAAATCAACCCACCTGACGGTGTCAGGACAATTGGAAGCAGAGTTGGCAGCGCTTGCTCTTTCCAAAGTATATACTTTCGGTCCAACCTTCCGGGCTGAAAAATCCAACACCCCTCGCCACCTGGCTGAGTTTTGGATGATCGAACCCGAAGTCGCCTTTGCCGATCTCCAATCCAACATGGACCTCGCTGAGGATTTGCTGAAATACGTCATTCAGAAAGTATTGACCGTCTGCAAAGACGATCTGCAATTCCTGCACGACCGCGAAACAGAAGAAGAAAAGTCAAAACCTCAAAACGAGCGCAACGAAATGGGTCTGCTCGATCGTTTGAAGTTCTGTGTCGAAAATGAATTTATCCGCATTGGTTATACCGAAGCCATTGAAATCTTGCGCAATTCCAATCCCAATAAAAAGGGGAAATTCCAATTTCCGATTGACAAATGGGGTGCGGATCTTCAGTCAGAACACGAGAGGTTTCTTGTCGAAAAACATTTTAAAAAGCCCGTCATCCTCAGCGACTATCCAAAAGACATCAAAGCTTTCTACATGCGCCAGAATGACGATGGCAAAACCGTTGCCGCAATGGATATTTTATTTCCGGGGATTGGTGAAATCGTAGGTGGTTCTCAAAGGGAAGAAAGACTTTCTCTATTGGAACAAAGAATGACAGAGATGAACATACCACTGGATGAGATGTATTGGTATCTGGACACCCGCAAATACGGAAGCTGTCCTCATGCCGGCTTTGGTCTGGGATTTGAGCGACTTATTTTATTTTTAACGGGTATGACCAATATCAGAGATGTCATACCATTTCCAAGGTTTCCTGGCGGCGCTGAATTTTAATTGTTCAAAATATAAATCATTGTATGAAAAATATCAACTGGATTTTACACGCAGTATCTCTTGTAGCCATCGCTTTTTTACTGTACAAAAATGTGAACCAATCTTCTTCTGCCACAAATAAACACGTGCAAGAGGACAACAATACAAATGTTGACAGCAATTCATTAGCTGGTGGATATCCCATTGCTTATTTTTTATCGGACAGTCTATTGGCCAATTTGGATTTTTTCAAAGCAAGCGAAGAAGAGTTTAAGAAGAAACAAGAAAATATGATGGGCGAAGTGAAGGCCAAAGAAAATGCCTTACAAAAAGAATTCCAAAAATTGCAGGACAATGCACCCAACCTCACCCGCAATGAACTCGAACAAGGACAGCAAAAATTGGCCAAAATGGAGCAGGATCTGTTGATGAGAAGAGAAAACCTGGCCGGACAACTTGCAGAAGAGACTGCAGAGTTCAACGAAAAACTACACAACAAAATCAGCGCCTACCTCAAAGAAATGAACACAGACGGCCGCTATAAATTTGTATTTTCTGTACAAAGAGAAGGCAATATTTTCTATGCGGATTCTGCATTGGACATCACCAAACAGATGATTCAAGCGCTGAATGAGAAATATGGAAAATAAGATGGTTTAATCTGATTCTGATGGATTAAGTTTAAAACTTAATCCATCAGAATCAGAATCAGATCAAACATCAAATTCAATTTGGACTGTCCGGCCGTTGTCAGAAAAAATAACTTTTTTACATAGTTTTTGCATAAGAAAAACTCCTCTGCCGCCGCATCTTTGAATGTTTTCCGGAAGAGTGGGATCTGGTATTGCAGATGGGTCAAAGCCGCTGCCCTCATCTGAGATTCTGAAAGTAATGCAGCGACTGTTGTGTTCAGAATTGATCTGAACAAACTTCTTTTCATCTTCCTGGTTGCCATGGGTGATGGCATTGTTGACTGCTTCGGTCAAAGCGATCAGCACATTGTGGTAATGGGCAGGACTGATTTGATACTCTGCAAAAACATGGTTGAGATATTCTTCAATCTTTACAATGTTGTGCGGTACTGAAGCGATCCTGATCATCCCTGTTTCCTCGATTTGTTGAAGTATTCCTCGACCAGTTTTTTGTAAAAAGGCCGAAGATCCGGCGATATGTATTGGAACCATTCTGTTTCTGCCTGGCGCTGTTTTAGGTATTCTTCCAGGCCTGCAGGTAACTTCCTTTCAATTTTCGTACCAGTTTCTGATTTTCGCTCTTCCTTATATTCTCTTTCTCTCTCCGCCTTGTCTGCTTCAAGCAGGCGGGTGGTAATTTCCTGCTGTCGTTTAAGGGTTTCATTGTTGAGGCGTTTATTGACCAGATCGCGCTCATTTTTGTTCATTTGTTCGATGGCTTCCTGAAGTTCTTTGGACATTCCCTGTCCCTGTTCTTTTTTCTCTTTTTCAAGGTCCTGCAATTGCTTGCGCAGTTTGGCCTGTTCTGCCGCCATTTGTGCAAACTCCTGGCTCATTTGTTTTCCCTCTCCCTTTTTCATTTGCTCCTGCATCTTCTTCAGGCCTTCTCCCATCTTCTGTTGTCCCTCG
This window of the Saprospiraceae bacterium genome carries:
- a CDS encoding SGNH/GDSL hydrolase family protein; its protein translation is MKMSLFILMVILSPIVKGQMIINHHSVEDFDRIPAKYKALGENTRLYFMDRSVGANISQSLDCLASDWSSARSYCKRYEHRDPKYAVDPQEVHWNGVWDRSKWIYETWPSGCSEDVDCFIRTIEPRLDSFDVVGCQFSYLAVTPGSKVADPQTGFFGSGIGKNHANTLDAFEQKYPNKKVVWWTTSLARGIGTPESQEFNQQMREYAISHQKILFDVADILSHAPDGTECYDNRDGIEYLTENHPDDGLALAAICPQYTTETEGGHLGSISAGGIRVSKAFWVLVARINGWNPLSQSDDQEQTSLNPLSIRPNPTKDFLQITIDDQIKLPTEYEILNSNGQRVSCELLSRDMPFIDVRNLIPGLYLIRLQLSPQPRYARFVKQ
- the asnS gene encoding asparagine--tRNA ligase — encoded protein: MQRTQVSEALELIPSAQSITVMGWVRAFRSNRFIALNDGSCIHNIQVVVDFEKLDESLLKRVTVGAAIAVQGSLVASQGTGQKQEIHCSNLQILGDCDPGEYPLQPKKHSLEFLRSIAHLRFRTNTFGAIFRIRHQVAFAIHEFFHQKGFYYLHSPIITGSDAEGAGEMFRVTSLSLTNPPKTEAGEIDYREDFFGKSTHLTVSGQLEAELAALALSKVYTFGPTFRAEKSNTPRHLAEFWMIEPEVAFADLQSNMDLAEDLLKYVIQKVLTVCKDDLQFLHDRETEEEKSKPQNERNEMGLLDRLKFCVENEFIRIGYTEAIEILRNSNPNKKGKFQFPIDKWGADLQSEHERFLVEKHFKKPVILSDYPKDIKAFYMRQNDDGKTVAAMDILFPGIGEIVGGSQREERLSLLEQRMTEMNIPLDEMYWYLDTRKYGSCPHAGFGLGFERLILFLTGMTNIRDVIPFPRFPGGAEF
- a CDS encoding OmpH family outer membrane protein; amino-acid sequence: MKNINWILHAVSLVAIAFLLYKNVNQSSSATNKHVQEDNNTNVDSNSLAGGYPIAYFLSDSLLANLDFFKASEEEFKKKQENMMGEVKAKENALQKEFQKLQDNAPNLTRNELEQGQQKLAKMEQDLLMRRENLAGQLAEETAEFNEKLHNKISAYLKEMNTDGRYKFVFSVQREGNIFYADSALDITKQMIQALNEKYGK
- a CDS encoding ATP-binding protein; translation: MIRIASVPHNIVKIEEYLNHVFAEYQISPAHYHNVLIALTEAVNNAITHGNQEDEKKFVQINSEHNSRCITFRISDEGSGFDPSAIPDPTLPENIQRCGGRGVFLMQKLCKKVIFSDNGRTVQIEFDV
- a CDS encoding type 1 periplasmic binding fold superfamily protein; translated protein: MKNFQSIFFSIFLCSLILTGISSCGDDSDHNEEELITTLRYTLFDTAGNSSVVLLFRDVDGTGGNPPEFVITGQLKQNTYYTGSLQILNESVVPAIDITPEILLEGVDHQFFYGISSGFNMSFSYADADTNGKPIGINTILNTGSTSSGTLRILLRHQPDKNATGVSTGDPTNAGGETDIEVDFENLRIQ
- a CDS encoding TonB-dependent receptor, translating into MRSIIFWLLCCLTLGLAAQECQINIRGKIIDPHDEIGLQYGLVYIEEIRQSHKTDEKGYFNIASLCRGSYHLRISHPGCVASKMYLSVERDTFITVLLEHHAHLLQTVDISGVKAQFESSTSNTIRIHDLTQLSAKPLGSILEEFSGVNTIKNGTNIAKPVIHGLSGNRIGIYNQGIQLASQQWGADHAPELDPFSSQLISLVKGTDAVAYGGNHLGGVVLLDQDKIAKDPHLHGFHTLSYQSNGHQLGFHSSLQRSEKKFDWRANFGLKAGGDLKTPEYYLSNTGVREMSGSLYVFKEPTPTSIVKNYFSFFHTQLGILRGSHIGNLSDLKAAIGRDTPFFTEANFKYSIESPSQLVSHFLNKFSWQKQQGSLYKEFNLAAQINSREEYDVRRKKYRDAPSLHLLLQSYFAEYKIKQEKGNRHWHTGIQQKFNHNYNVSGTGVSPLIPNYGWWNSGAFVLYKIKKENILYEAGARYDFIYYTANIPQRSISQPANIKSKINHNLNSVFGMSSQIFKNWEIKLQSGFSTRTPEINELFGFGLHQSVAGIEEGNPDLQTERSFKTILTQSIHGGEAWVFEISPYYQWVQNYIYLQPQAEYRLTIRGAFPVFKYEQTDVRIYGLDLTNRVEIFHHWSILNRFSMVEIVRQDLKQILVGTPAPQILNALSYHWEGNKILIHPKIQLNARYVWQRTGVVSEADFLDPPKAYFLLGAEFNSEFKIFKHRLNFILRGENLLHHTYRDYLNRLRYYANDVGRNVSVVLRMEI